The sequence CGTTTTTGATTTTTTCTTTGTTTCTAATCTGCTTCTTTCAAGCATGTTTAAAAAGTCTGTGTTTCCACCCACATTAAGCTGATAAGTTCTGTCTACTTTAACACCTCTTTCTAAGAGAAGCTGTGTCAACACCCTGTGGGTTATAGTAGCTCCAACTTGAGATTTTATATCATCACCTACAACAGGGATACCTGCCTCTTCAAACTTTTTAGCCCACTCATCGTCAGACACTATAAAAGTAGGCATACAGTTTATAAACGATACACCTGCTTCTAAACATGCTTGAGCGTAAAATCTTGCTGCCTTTTCAGCTCCTACTGGAACGTAGTTTATTAAAACGTCTGCCTTAGATTCTATCAAAACTTTAACAACAGTTTCTAAACTGTCTTCTTTTGCATCTGCAAGAACAAAAGCGTTTTCTGGAGGGTAATTTTTCATATGTTCAGGATAACCGTCTAAAACTTTACCCATTCTTACTTTTACACCCATTGGAGGAATGTCTCTTTTGAAAACAGTGGTACAGTTTGGAGGTGCAAATATAGCCTGACTTACATCAAAACCTACTTTCCTTGCATCTATGTCCCACGCTGCTACTATCTCTATGTCCCAAGGTTTATACCCACCGATATCTTCGTGCATCAAACCACTTGCTTCAATGTTCTGCTTTTCTTTATAGTAGTAGATTCCTTGAATTAAAGAGCTCGCACAGTTTCCAAGTCCAGCTATAGCAACCCTTATTTTCTTATACAACTTAATCCTCCTTTTATAATATAACTTGTTTTGCTTTTATTATTTCAGGTAGTTGGTGAATCTCTTCTAAAACGGCTTCGTTTAATTTATCGTCAAGTTGTAGAGCTCCAAGGGCTATCTTTCCTTTCTCAAGTCTTCCAAGTCTAAATCCAGCTATGTTTATATTATGTCTTGCAAGAATTGTTCCAAGTTTTCCTATTACTCCTGGAACGTCTTTGTTTTCAAACATTAAAATTACACCATAAGGTTCAATATCTATCCAGTAGTTATCTACAAGCATAATTCTTGGTAATTTATCATAAAACGCTGTTCCACCGACTACAACTTCTTTACCATCAGATTTTGCTGTTATTTTAATAAACTCTTTAAAGTTAAGTCCAGCTTCTCTTGTAGATTTAACTACGTTTATACCTCTTTCTTTTGCTATAAATGGTGCATTTATTATGTTTACTGGAGTGTCTAAAACAGGAGATAAGTATCCTTTTAAGAAAAATGCAACAATAGGCTCTATATGGTCTCTGATAGTGCCTCTTACTTCTACATTTATTTCTGTAAAGTGTCCGCCTGCATACTGGGTTAAGAAGCTTCCTAACTTTTCTGCAAGTTCAAGGTATGCTTTTATGTTTTCAAATCCTTCTGTTATTGTAAACGGTGCATTTACTGCAACTTCTACAAACTGTCCTTTTAACGCTGCTATTACGTACTGAGCTATTTTGATTGCAACATTATCTTGAGACTCATAAGTGTTAGCTCCTATATGAGGAGATAAGCTTATGTTTGGAAACTCAAAAAGTCTTCTTATTCTATCGTCTGGTGGTTCTTTTGAGAAAACGTCTAAACCAAGACCAGCTATCTTACCTTCTTTTACAGCTTCGTATAAAGCATCTTCGTCAACTATACCCCCTCTTGCACAGTTTATAAAGTAAACGCCTTTTTTCATTAAATCAAATTCTTTTTTACCTATCATATTTCTGGTCTCTTCAGTTAAAGGACAATGAAGTGTGATTATATCTGACATCTTTATCAAATCATGTAAGTTATCAATAAGTTCAACTCCAAGTCTTTCTCCTTTCTCTCTTGGTATGTATGGGTCGTAAGCTATAACTTTTGATCCAGCTGCTTTACATCTTATAGCAACTTGAGACCCAACGTTTCCAAGACCTATTATACCTACTACTTTACCGTCAAGCTCTTCTCCCATAAATCTTTTTCTATCCCAATAACCTTCCATCATGGATTTGTGAGCTAAGTGAAGTTTTCTTAAAACTGCGTAGAGGTGAGCCATTGTAATTTCGGCAGCTCCTATGGTGTTAGCTCCCGGAGTGTTTATAACTAAAATACCTCTTCTTGAAGCTTCTTCTAAATCTACATTATCTACACCTACACCAGCTCTTCCTACTACTTTTAATTTTTCAGCTCTTTCTAAAAGTTCTTTTGTGACTGGAGTTCTACTTCTTGTTATTATTGCATCGTAATCTTTCACTATTTCTAAAAGCTCGTTAAACTTTATTTCCGGTTGATAATCAAGATCTATCATTTCATCGTTATTGAGAATTTCCAAACCTTTAGGAGATATATCATCTGTGACTAAAACTTTATACATTTAAAGTTTTCCTCCTTGAAAAAATAATTTAGAGATATTATTATATCAGGAAGTTAAATAAAGTGAGGGAAAAGAATGTATTACAAAAAGTTTAACGACTATCTGAAAGAAAAGTATGGTGGAAGGATACAAAAGTTAGCAATAGACGCAGGTTTCACATGTCCAAACAGAGATGGGTCTAAAGCTTCTGGTGGTTGTACCTTTTGCAACA comes from Sulfurihydrogenibium subterraneum DSM 15120 and encodes:
- a CDS encoding inositol-3-phosphate synthase, with product MYKKIRVAIAGLGNCASSLIQGIYYYKEKQNIEASGLMHEDIGGYKPWDIEIVAAWDIDARKVGFDVSQAIFAPPNCTTVFKRDIPPMGVKVRMGKVLDGYPEHMKNYPPENAFVLADAKEDSLETVVKVLIESKADVLINYVPVGAEKAARFYAQACLEAGVSFINCMPTFIVSDDEWAKKFEEAGIPVVGDDIKSQVGATITHRVLTQLLLERGVKVDRTYQLNVGGNTDFLNMLERSRLETKKKSKTEAVTSLIPYGIDPRNVHIGPSDYVPWLKDKKLAFIRIEGRLFGDVPMNIELRLEVEDSPNSAGVAIDAIRCAKLAQDRGIGGPLYSISAYTMKHPPIQYKDWQARQMVEEFIAGIRER
- the serA gene encoding phosphoglycerate dehydrogenase, whose product is MYKVLVTDDISPKGLEILNNDEMIDLDYQPEIKFNELLEIVKDYDAIITRSRTPVTKELLERAEKLKVVGRAGVGVDNVDLEEASRRGILVINTPGANTIGAAEITMAHLYAVLRKLHLAHKSMMEGYWDRKRFMGEELDGKVVGIIGLGNVGSQVAIRCKAAGSKVIAYDPYIPREKGERLGVELIDNLHDLIKMSDIITLHCPLTEETRNMIGKKEFDLMKKGVYFINCARGGIVDEDALYEAVKEGKIAGLGLDVFSKEPPDDRIRRLFEFPNISLSPHIGANTYESQDNVAIKIAQYVIAALKGQFVEVAVNAPFTITEGFENIKAYLELAEKLGSFLTQYAGGHFTEINVEVRGTIRDHIEPIVAFFLKGYLSPVLDTPVNIINAPFIAKERGINVVKSTREAGLNFKEFIKITAKSDGKEVVVGGTAFYDKLPRIMLVDNYWIDIEPYGVILMFENKDVPGVIGKLGTILARHNINIAGFRLGRLEKGKIALGALQLDDKLNEAVLEEIHQLPEIIKAKQVIL